Below is a genomic region from Neurospora crassa OR74A linkage group VII, whole genome shotgun sequence.
AACCGAACGACAATGTTCACCGACCGAGTGTTTGTAAGCGGAATGATTAGTCAGCCCAGTCGACGTTGGACCTACTTATTGCTGTGTTATACAATGAAGCGTGGGGAGTTAATGCCGCGCTGATGAATGAAAGGAGTGGAGATACCGAGGTTCCCGATTCAAGAAGCTGAAGAGGCAAAGGGCTGGGGTATGATGTTGTTCCCGCTGGTGAACCAGTATTGTCACGAACTTGCAACACGATTTGAACCCTTGTTGGCGACTCGATATACAATATACTCCTCCCTATGTCCGTTAACGCCGTCCAGCTTCaatccaaccccaaccctcgAGTGCATTGGCCCCTCAACTCCCCCAAGACGCCGAGCTGAACGAAGTTGACTTGCCGTCTGACAACCACATTCATATAAGCAAGTAGGCTAGCTGTACCGtggaggttgaagaggagTAGGATTGTGAGATATAAGGTTTCAATCATTGAATTTCTTTGGTGAGAAGCTGGAAACTAAAGCTATGAAAGTCTGGTGAGCCCAAAATTGATTTCCACTTGCGGGCGAAAAAGTGAAGTTCTGGGCCCTGCGTTATGATTTGGGGTACAATATAGTGCATGCGGGGTTTGTATGGGTCCCGCCTGCGAGGAGCACTAACACCGAGACATCCTAACCGGGACTTCCGTTTTGGGGGGTGTCCtggtatatactattatacatACCTGGTATATATTGAAGCTGGTCCCCGTCAGTATACATCTTCATCTCATATTCTCGCCTCGACaacctttccttcttccttccatcttgatatattaataactcaTCTTAAAATACATAATTACATAGTCAAACCATCACAATGGCAGccccctccgcctccggCCTCAAATACGCCTCCAAACTCGCCGGCCAGCGCGTTCTCATCCTCGGCGGCACCTCTGGCATTGGCTTCGCCGTTTCCGAGGCCTCTCTCGAGGCCGGTCTGCTCGTGACcgtctcctcttcatccgccCCCAAGCTCTCCACAGCCTTGGACCGTCTCCGCTCCTCCCCCGCCTACgtgccctcctccacctctgTAGCCGAGGGCGGCGTCCCCCGCCTCACCGGCTTCACCTGCGACCTCTCGAACCCTTCCACCGTCGAGGCCAACCTCACGCAACTGCTCGACCAAGCCACCTTGGAAGGCCGGCACAAGTTCGACCATGTCGTCTTCACCGCGGGCGACGCGCTGGCCTTGACGCCCATCGGGCAGATCACTCCCGAGGGTTACGCGAGGGCCTCCGCCGTGCGCTTCACGGCGCCCCTGATCCTGTCCAAGCTTTTGTCTACGGAAAAGTACTTCAACCACTCGGTCTACAGCAGCATCACCTTCACGAGCGGCACCAACTCGGAGAAACCCGCGCCTGGGTGGAGCGTGGTAGCGGGCGTGTGCGGCGCGATCGAGGGACTAGCGAGAGGGCTGGCGGTGGACTTGAAGCCTACGAGGGTCAATCTGGTCAGCCCCGGCGCGGTGAAGACGGAGTTGTTCAGTGCGTTTGGTGAAGGGGAGCAGTTGGAGCAGCTGCTGGATGGCTTCAAGAAGCAGACGCTGACGGGGACGGTGGGCACGCCCGAGGACGTGGCGGAGGCGTATATCTATCTCATGAGGGACCGCTATGTTACGGGGAGGTGCTTGGGCACGGATGGAGGGAGGCTTTTGGCTTGAGTTGGAAGGAGTTGAGAGGGGTTCAGCGATGGAGGAGAACGGATGGGGGCTCGTCTTAAGCTTTCGTTTTGTATCTCTGGTGCATTACACTAGAATCTTCGTATTTTTCCGTCGTAATCATTTCCATCATGTCCGTATTTGAAGCCAAAACCTCGTATCCGTCGTCATCCCACCTCCAATTCTTACGTATCGAGCGCCCGAGAAAACACAAACATgtaccaaaaaaaaaaaaaaaaaaaaaaaaaaaaaaaaaaaaaaaaaaaccaccaTAGCTCGCTCGCTTCATAACAAAAAACATCCCAGACCCCCTTTTCATCCACCCACCTGGCTtacctccctccctcccccttaCCGTCTATCATCAGCAAAAACCTGATAAGCAATAACCATAATCCACACCAAAAACACCGTCCCGACCAGTGCAAACGAAAACACCGCATACCAACTCTGGCAAATACTCCTCTGCTCCAGCCAGGCGAGCGTGACAAGATTCTGGCCCGTCGGTTGCGGGTCGGCGCCAAAGACAAACAGATTGCAATTCGAATTGACGCTGCCGTTGGGACCCCAGAGCTGCACGCTGATGACGATCAGTCCCACCAGCCAGAGGACGAACAGGATGAAGCCGCCGATCATGACGATGGACGGAAGCAAGCGGCGCTGGAAgatgagggcgaggagaaaGGCGATAAAGAGGATGGTGAGAGACGAGACGGTGATGAAGTAGGGGAAGTACCTGGTTACCTATGTTAGTGATGATTTGGGATGGGCTGGATAAatgaagggagggagagagagggagggagggagggagggaggggagctTGGACACAACGCACGTACCAAGGTACAGGTAACAAGAGGATGTTTTGCACATCAATAAACGTCGCGAATACGCCGATAATGGTGCAAGCCGCGATGAGCATGATCAGCATCCACACGTTGAGTTGGATGGCTGGCCAGTGGTACTTGTGTACTCGCTCGACGCCgacgccgccgtcgccgccaaTGCCGCGGGAGCGGTCGTAGACGAGTGAATCGCTCGTTACTGTTGATGCCATGGTTGGCGAACGGTTGGGCTCGCTGAtgattttttatttttttttattttagaatGACGGCCTTGGAGTTGAATGAGAATTGAGTCTGGGGACCGACGACTGATAGAGGGAGTTGGATGGGCTGTCGACTGAATGTGAAGATGTTGGTTCACTTCGAGCTTTCTCCCTCAACAATACCGGCAACTTTGGACGTCAATATCCTCTTTTCTTGAACCTTTTCCGTGGTCGCCAGCCCGGAACCCCTCGATACTAAACAGTAACCCACTCAACCGCCGCGGTGTGTTGCACGCCCTGAGGATGATTCTCCAACTTCCAAACGGACTCCCTTCCTTAGACACTCTGACTTTGCCTTACACAGCTCCACCTGTAAGACTTCAACTTCCAGCTCTTCTGCAGAGATCTTTCCGCAAGGGGCCAGCCAGGCGTATGCGGTCAATGTCTAAACCCGGAAGCGCACAACCAATTCTCACGTCGTATCAATGCACTTTTGACTTTGTCGATGTGTGGACGCGCGACAGCTTTGCTTTAGGATGCCTCTGTAGCGTAATTCCGTGAAATCGACGCTGTTGTTAGCCCTCAACTATAGTTGAGAACTGGGCTTGGCAGACGATGACAAGATCCGGATTGTAAAGGTTATCAGTTAGTCGTCTGTCGTTGAAGTAACAAATTATTGTCTCTGGTATAAAAGATGGTATATCCATCAGTTAGAACAAAGCTATTGTTGAAGTCGTCGACgatggtgttgctgttgttgtcctGTGAGTCTGGGACCTTGCAGCCAGCCTGCCTGGTACGACAGTGGGGTAGAAATCGAAACTTGCTACGGCCGGTTTCCCGTGGCTGGGAGACTTTAGCGAGCCGAATCACAACTAAATTCAGCAGGCTGGgaggggatgaagatggatgtTATTGTTGGCCTGCATCCATGACACATAATATTCCAGATATACATGATATATGCAGCTATGAAACCTTCCACCGACCTCAGTCCCCAGTTTCGTCTGTCTGTCAAAACTCGAAAGTGATCACTGAGTTGTCAAGGGCTCCATCGTTCGGAACAGCGGCAGGGCAGCGCAGTGACAGCGGACGGGAACGGTGATCTCGGCGCTTAAAAAGAGACTTGGCTTGGCTTCCGTCTGGAGGGGCAGCGTTATCGATAATGAAGGACCACAACAGCACACTAGGTCCGTCCGATCTTTGAGGTGGGAGGGATGAGACGCGCCATTGCAGCGAGGAACTGAAGATAACCTCCCGCCTCAGTGTTTTTACCTTTTCGCACACTCGTCGTTGGATGCTCAGTCATGTTATTTCGGCGCAGGAGCCCGGACACTGCAGTGGCGGCGCCGTTGACATGCTGCTTAAAATGGTGCGGTGCCCGACCGAAGAGTCCGATGTCGGCCATCTGCGAGTTAAATGTCTGTGCAGCATAATTGGGGGTGTAGAGTGCAGAGAAACTGCAATAGCTTCATTGTTCAAAGACAGACAACGACAGAGATGGAGCCAACAAAGTAGAAGCGCAAATAAAAGTTCTTTTGCGTTTCAAAGGGGATCGATGTATGCTCTCCATGATCAAAGACATCAAATCCCGGGCTGACTTCCAAAGACTGGCCAGGCCCGCAAGAAAGCCGTCTATGTACAGGCTAGCTcttgagaaagaaagaaaaaagacaaaagtATTCCCCCAATGGT
It encodes:
- a CDS encoding short chain dehydrogenase, variant, whose amino-acid sequence is MAAPSASGLKYASKLAGQRVLILGGTSGIGFAVSEASLEAGLLVTVSSSSAPKLSTALDRLRSSPAYVPSSTSVAEGGVPRLTGFTCDLSNPSTVEANLTQLLDQATLEGRHKFDHVVFTAGDALALTPIGQITPEGYARASAVRFTAPLILSKLLSTEKYFNHSVYSSITFTSGTNSEKPAPGWSVVAGVCGAIEGLARGLAVDLKPTRVNLVSPGAVKTELFSAFGEGEQLEQLLDGFKKQTLTGTVGTPEDVAEAYIYLMRDRYVTGRCLGTDGGRLLA